The DNA window GAACACGGCACCCATTTCTATTGCTAAAGTTGATCACACATCACAGAATGTGGTGAAAAATGTCAAGAGCGAAATCAATGGTACAGGAAATAAAGGAGTTCATGATAACATCAGTAAACCTATTGCAGAGAAAGAAAAGTCCCTTCCAGTGCCCACAAGCAAAAAGAAAGGGCAGGCTGATAAAAATAGCTCTGCTACTGGAGGTTCGTTGGCAAGCTTTTGGTGCCGTCCATCTACAAAACCCAAGCCTTGCTCTGTGCCAGCTGAAAATAGTAACCTGATTTCAAATCCAGCTGGTTAGTTTCTATTCCAGTTTATTGAATATTCTTGTGTTTTAGATTTTCAGATCCTTCTgatgattataattataatagcACTAGTTTTGTAACATTGCATGTCCAACTTTTACTGACATGTAATGAAATATTTCAGAAGCTACTGAAAATGCCCAAACTTGTGCTCATGAAACAGTAGATTGTGACAGTGATGATGATGACAATCAAGGTGTCATCTTAAGAAGATCATCCAATAGGAAAAGGAGAGTTGTTTTTGATTTatcagatgaagatgaagatatcATCAGTTTAGCGTCACCTGATGTCCCTAGTAAACAGCCACCTCAAGATTCCAGACAAAATGACAAAAAGTCATTAGAGAAAACcaccttgaattttgatttgcAGGTAGAGCATAAACCATTAGTTAAGGAAGAGAAAGCAACTGAGAAAAAAGTTCTCCAACCACCAAGAGAAGATTTATCAATTATGAGCAAGTGCACAAGTAATGGAAAATCATCTACTGAGAAGCTGCAGAGTAGTGCTCCTGAAATTTCTGTAAATAAGGATAGTGTAAAAAAGGCCGCTCCAGGTTCACCTAAGAGGAGAAAAGTGATGAAAACCAGGATTGATGAAAAAGGGAGAGAAGGTACTCTTAAATGCATTTTATAAATCTGTAAATCACCAGGTTTTTTTTCCCTAAGAGCATACAAGTTAACTTTATGTATGACTATATAACATGTtaattttgcatttatgtttTGAGCCTAGTTCTTTTAACATAATTCACTTATGTATGCATGGTTTTTGGATGATCCTCatcaaaattttctttgaccACAAGtccttttatattatatattttgtttgtcTGAGTTATGTTTATTCTTCAGTAACTGAAGTAGTCTGGGAGGGGGAGGAGACAGAGCCAAAGAAAGCTGATGCGGATGCAGCAAAGAAAGCTGATGCGGGTGCAGCAAAGAAAGCTGACAATAAAGCATCTACCAATGCTATCAACAGGTTATTGTAATATTTACATTTGAACTGAATGAATGAAATTTTGGAAACAGCCAATACTTCAAAGGCCGCATGTCACCTTGTTAAGGTGTCATTTGAAGCATGAAAGGGTTTTCATTAGGTTTGCTTTGCAACTCAGCAAGGTATTTCTGAAGTTGCTTCAAGGTTTGACAGAACAATCCTGATTTCATGATACTGAAATGAGTATTACATTGATATGAGCATTTCAGGGGTATAAGCAGTTCACTGCTCATTCTTACCAGCTGATTGTTCATTCTAGCTTGCAATAACATTTTAAAACTCTGAAGTTTGTAGACAAAAAGtagtttttactattttattggaAGTTTTAAGGTTGACGGTTATTGACAACTAACTTAATTCATTGCATCTCCAGTGCACCGGCAACTAAGAAGCCACCAGCTACATCAAATGCTACTGGTAAAGGAGGAAACAAGAAAGCAGGAAACGCAAAGGATCCCAAGCAGGgcaacattctttcatttttcaagAAAGTATGAGACCATCTTCCCAAAGAGTTACAATATTCAAGGGACGATATTTCTAGTAGGATATTCATCAACGACACTCCTTTGTGATTGTGAGGATATTGTATTACGTAGATCTAGTTCTATTTTAGTTTGGGTGCTTCCTTGTAATATGTACTCCGGATAATATGTGAGTTACCTTCATTAGTTCAATACGACAAAGCATGAGTACTGAACTCCTTCAAGATAATTTCTTG is part of the Vicia villosa cultivar HV-30 ecotype Madison, WI linkage group LG2, Vvil1.0, whole genome shotgun sequence genome and encodes:
- the LOC131647783 gene encoding uncharacterized protein LOC131647783 → MSQTETLSFIHEIESLVSDQLQVVSYKWLSRSYLISSDEAKRLLQEFVQKHEGGLEVVYALSGWLKSTHPSYHIRLVSQPKLAEAQQEFDGHCSVQVYSVQASIPKDPAVLWNAEFIQAEELFKQPPSVDNCLRDNRFCGISNSFVRRNVDGQPAVSATPQIKSLAGLGPTKSNIVHQPPKNTAPISIAKVDHTSQNVVKNVKSEINGTGNKGVHDNISKPIAEKEKSLPVPTSKKKGQADKNSSATGGSLASFWCRPSTKPKPCSVPAENSNLISNPAEATENAQTCAHETVDCDSDDDDNQGVILRRSSNRKRRVVFDLSDEDEDIISLASPDVPSKQPPQDSRQNDKKSLEKTTLNFDLQVEHKPLVKEEKATEKKVLQPPREDLSIMSKCTSNGKSSTEKLQSSAPEISVNKDSVKKAAPGSPKRRKVMKTRIDEKGREVTEVVWEGEETEPKKADADAAKKADAGAAKKADNKASTNAINSAPATKKPPATSNATGKGGNKKAGNAKDPKQGNILSFFKKV